One part of the Fusobacterium pseudoperiodonticum genome encodes these proteins:
- a CDS encoding B12-binding domain-containing radical SAM protein produces the protein MRIMLVLAKDNIYRFDSLHQRKYYPQITLITLESLIDKKYNAEIVLVDEGVEEYDATSSKYSDEKFDLICISAVISASRRAKEISKFWKDRGAYTQIGGHYATVLSDEALKYFDTVIKGPAEIAFPTFIKDFVEGKPKREYFELVGNDFEYKPLNRKLLTNKKYYKSFGTIVANNGCPNKCTYCSVTKMYSGKNQLKNIDFVVSEIKSNKHKKWVFYDPNFLADKSYAINLMNELKKLKIKWTASATINIGNDIKMLQLMKEAGCIGLVIGLESFIQENLNGVNKGFNNVKEYKRLVSTIQSYGISVLSTLMIGMETDTVESIRQIPDIIEEIGVDVPRYNILTPYPGTPFYEQLKAENRLLTTDWYYYDTETVVFQPKNMSPATLQEEFYKLWQDTFTYKRIFKRLKTSKNKGLKLILEIFSRQNAKKFKKYTKLDFIN, from the coding sequence ATGAGAATAATGTTAGTTTTAGCAAAGGACAATATATATAGATTTGACTCTCTTCATCAAAGAAAATATTATCCTCAAATTACCCTTATAACTTTGGAATCATTGATAGATAAAAAATATAATGCAGAGATAGTTTTAGTAGATGAAGGTGTGGAAGAATATGATGCAACTTCGTCAAAGTATAGTGATGAAAAGTTCGATTTAATCTGTATATCAGCTGTAATTTCTGCTTCAAGAAGAGCAAAAGAGATCTCAAAGTTCTGGAAGGATAGAGGAGCATATACTCAAATAGGTGGGCACTATGCTACTGTGCTAAGTGATGAAGCCTTAAAATATTTTGACACCGTTATAAAAGGTCCTGCTGAAATTGCCTTTCCTACATTCATTAAAGATTTTGTAGAAGGAAAACCTAAGAGAGAATATTTTGAATTAGTAGGAAATGATTTCGAGTACAAGCCATTGAATAGAAAGTTACTTACAAATAAGAAATACTATAAATCTTTTGGTACTATAGTGGCGAACAATGGTTGCCCTAATAAATGTACCTACTGTTCTGTCACTAAAATGTACAGTGGAAAGAATCAATTAAAAAATATAGACTTTGTTGTAAGTGAAATAAAATCAAACAAGCATAAAAAGTGGGTATTCTATGATCCAAACTTCCTAGCTGATAAAAGTTATGCAATCAATTTGATGAATGAGCTAAAAAAATTAAAAATAAAATGGACAGCCTCAGCAACAATCAATATCGGAAATGATATAAAAATGTTACAATTAATGAAAGAAGCAGGTTGCATTGGCTTGGTTATTGGATTAGAAAGTTTTATACAAGAGAATCTAAATGGAGTAAACAAAGGATTTAATAATGTAAAAGAATACAAAAGATTGGTCAGTACCATACAATCTTATGGAATATCTGTCCTATCAACTCTTATGATAGGTATGGAAACTGATACAGTAGAGTCTATAAGACAGATTCCTGATATAATAGAAGAAATTGGAGTAGATGTACCAAGATATAATATTCTGACACCATATCCTGGAACTCCTTTCTATGAGCAGTTAAAAGCTGAGAATAGGTTACTTACGACAGATTGGTATTACTATGATACTGAAACAGTTGTATTTCAACCTAAGAACATGAGTCCTGCAACTTTGCAAGAAGAATTCTATAAGTTGTGGCAAGATACATTCACTTATAAAAGAATTTTTAAAAGATTAAAAACTTCAAAGAATAAAGGACTGAAATTAATACTAGAAATTTTTTCAAGGCAAAATGCTAAGAAATTTAAAAAATACACAAAATTAGATTTTATAAATTAA
- a CDS encoding B12-binding domain-containing radical SAM protein, with the protein MKITFILPAIGKKKGQRYIKTWKHMEPLMIAVLKSLTPNDIETNFMDDRNELINYDEKTDLVVISVETYTAKRAYEIAKKFREKGVKVLAGGYHPTVEPEECLENFDSIIVGNAENVWLKMLEDYKNNNLQEKYFGTSTSFAMPDRSIYKDRKYSPLALIETGRGCNFSCEFCAIHSYYEKKYYRRPVEEVVQDIKNSGKKYVFFIDDNFVADHSYALEICKAIAPLKIKWVTQGAITMAKNDELLYWMKKSGCKMVLIGYESMNPNILKDMGKGWRSSVGEINELTNKIHSYGIGIYATFVFGFGDDSQEVFDETVKFAKKHSFFFAAFNHLVPFPKTGVYKRLKEEKRLLSDKWWLDSRYPYGRISFLPLDQTPDELSKKCANARKKFFEWGSILKRALVQFKRSFDLGMLFIFLTQNFNLKNEVLEKYDLPYADNLDEMPK; encoded by the coding sequence TTGAAAATTACATTTATATTACCAGCTATTGGTAAAAAGAAAGGTCAAAGATATATAAAAACTTGGAAGCATATGGAGCCTTTAATGATAGCAGTTTTAAAATCTTTGACTCCCAATGATATAGAAACAAACTTCATGGACGATAGAAATGAATTAATAAACTATGATGAAAAAACAGATTTAGTCGTTATTTCTGTTGAAACATATACTGCTAAAAGAGCCTATGAAATAGCTAAAAAATTTAGAGAAAAGGGAGTTAAAGTTCTTGCAGGAGGATATCACCCAACTGTTGAACCAGAAGAATGCTTGGAGAACTTTGATTCAATAATTGTGGGAAATGCAGAAAATGTTTGGTTAAAGATGTTAGAGGATTACAAAAATAATAATTTACAAGAGAAATACTTCGGTACAAGCACATCTTTTGCTATGCCAGATAGAAGTATTTACAAAGATAGAAAATACTCTCCTTTGGCACTTATTGAAACAGGTAGAGGTTGTAATTTTAGTTGTGAGTTCTGTGCTATACACTCATATTATGAGAAGAAATACTATCGTAGACCTGTTGAAGAAGTGGTACAGGATATTAAAAATTCAGGTAAAAAGTATGTATTTTTCATAGATGATAACTTTGTTGCTGACCATAGTTATGCCTTAGAAATCTGTAAGGCTATAGCACCACTTAAGATTAAATGGGTAACTCAAGGTGCAATTACTATGGCAAAAAATGATGAGCTACTTTATTGGATGAAGAAAAGTGGTTGTAAAATGGTACTTATAGGTTATGAATCTATGAATCCTAATATTCTAAAAGATATGGGTAAAGGTTGGAGAAGTTCAGTAGGTGAGATAAACGAGCTTACTAATAAAATTCATAGCTATGGAATAGGAATTTATGCAACTTTTGTTTTTGGTTTTGGTGATGATAGCCAAGAAGTTTTTGATGAAACAGTTAAATTTGCAAAAAAACATTCATTTTTCTTTGCAGCCTTTAATCACTTAGTACCTTTCCCTAAGACAGGTGTGTATAAGAGATTGAAAGAAGAAAAAAGACTTTTAAGTGATAAATGGTGGTTAGATTCAAGATACCCTTATGGTAGAATTTCATTTTTACCTTTGGATCAAACTCCAGATGAACTGTCAAAAAAATGTGCCAATGCTAGAAAGAAATTCTTTGAATGGGGATCTATTTTGAAAAGAGCCCTTGTTCAATTCAAACGTAGCTTTGACTTGGGAATGTTATTTATATTCTTGACACAAAACTTTAACTTAAAAAATGAAGTTTTAGAAAAATACGATTTACCTTATGCTGATAATTTAGATGAAATGCCAAAATAG
- a CDS encoding TerD family protein yields MNNSINSIALRHFNGVYIAKNTDNNVNETLSMAELATLIKKFEGYGYIFSKELAIAISKEERNTIIDKLKAVIEVIEDFKSDKNYTVFYKNFPDEVINMSEIDLYINQTLHYWFGYLPSNNENITKGDVEPSKLVKARELNLVDDEMIEKLFVDLLSTNVTLSEQYLNDVCVLTNNKSIKELEKYMEYIQMKETLTTVSNYILQKEGVLIGNFKTATDILRLIAKISEVELNNKHIHFAYFSRTILSQLMNKLENLKNIMLDIKRYSKPWHSFFKLYAKKINFNKYPKVRKAVDMLFGDISYMTERGKINEQINRLPAMSEEELDNFVKEYTVFYGDYIREILSLLNKANENQYEKLLLGLENCVTKVNTRILFQLYDRIINLKANNKTVPRLVNSKGKWRILQESINLSDELLNRVLQIVEDGIKTQLKEKESLGKVYIDKSYKDIMLTTSEKDSNVSLRPMTRGSRIKFNPNAEVLRFFVAWKNLDEKTLKELNTAYSKLDEKTLKELTPMYSRVDVDLSALTFDENLEFNDVVAYYNQKKSYFAFSGDITDAPEGALEYIDVFDLEKLKKKGDRYVLIEIRSYNGYTFKEINTVYAGVMELTSKEAKEKKNMYSTAITEGFQIVSSERTTNTILVDLEKFEYIWLDTNMASYMLGVMYGNALSNEEIPYLNDLLRYFSRKQYVTMYDLLKLNADARGVLTKDKKEADIIFEKVDNKNNLALADILSNYL; encoded by the coding sequence ATGAATAACTCGATAAATAGTATAGCCCTTAGACACTTTAATGGAGTATATATAGCTAAAAATACAGATAATAATGTCAATGAGACATTGAGTATGGCAGAGCTTGCAACTCTAATAAAAAAGTTTGAAGGCTATGGCTATATTTTCAGTAAAGAACTAGCTATTGCTATTTCAAAAGAAGAAAGAAATACAATAATTGATAAATTGAAAGCTGTTATAGAAGTAATTGAAGATTTTAAATCAGATAAAAACTACACTGTATTCTATAAAAATTTCCCTGATGAAGTTATAAATATGAGTGAGATAGACCTATATATAAATCAAACTCTTCACTATTGGTTTGGATACTTACCAAGCAATAATGAAAATATCACAAAGGGAGATGTTGAGCCCTCTAAGTTAGTTAAAGCAAGAGAATTAAATTTAGTTGATGATGAAATGATAGAAAAACTATTTGTTGACTTATTATCAACTAATGTAACTCTTTCAGAGCAATATTTAAATGATGTCTGTGTTTTAACTAATAATAAATCAATTAAAGAATTAGAAAAATATATGGAATATATTCAAATGAAAGAAACTCTTACTACTGTTTCAAACTATATATTGCAAAAAGAAGGAGTTTTAATAGGAAACTTTAAAACAGCAACAGATATTTTAAGATTGATAGCCAAGATATCTGAAGTTGAATTAAATAATAAACATATACATTTTGCATATTTTTCAAGAACTATACTAAGTCAACTAATGAATAAGCTTGAAAACTTAAAAAATATTATGCTAGATATTAAAAGATATTCTAAGCCTTGGCATAGTTTCTTTAAGCTTTATGCTAAAAAAATTAACTTTAATAAATACCCTAAGGTAAGGAAAGCTGTGGATATGCTGTTTGGAGATATTTCCTATATGACTGAAAGAGGAAAAATTAATGAACAAATTAACAGACTTCCTGCTATGTCAGAAGAAGAATTAGATAATTTTGTTAAAGAATATACAGTTTTCTATGGAGACTATATAAGAGAAATTTTATCCTTACTGAATAAAGCTAATGAAAATCAATATGAAAAATTATTGCTAGGTTTAGAAAATTGTGTAACTAAGGTTAATACAAGAATATTATTTCAACTGTATGATAGAATTATAAATTTAAAAGCTAATAATAAAACCGTTCCTCGTCTAGTAAATAGTAAAGGAAAATGGAGAATCTTACAAGAAAGTATTAATCTGTCTGATGAATTATTAAATAGAGTTCTACAAATTGTAGAAGATGGAATAAAAACACAATTAAAAGAAAAGGAAAGTCTTGGAAAAGTCTATATTGACAAAAGCTATAAAGATATTATGTTGACTACAAGTGAAAAAGATAGCAATGTAAGTTTAAGACCTATGACAAGAGGTTCAAGAATAAAGTTTAATCCCAATGCAGAAGTTTTAAGATTTTTTGTTGCTTGGAAAAATTTAGATGAGAAAACTTTAAAAGAATTAAATACTGCATATAGTAAATTAGATGAAAAAACTTTAAAAGAATTAACTCCTATGTATAGCAGAGTAGATGTAGATTTATCAGCTCTTACTTTTGATGAAAACTTAGAATTTAATGATGTAGTAGCCTACTATAATCAAAAGAAATCATATTTTGCTTTTAGTGGTGATATCACTGATGCACCAGAGGGAGCATTAGAATATATTGATGTTTTTGATTTAGAAAAACTAAAGAAAAAAGGAGATAGATATGTCTTAATAGAAATTCGTTCATATAATGGCTATACATTCAAAGAAATAAATACTGTCTATGCTGGTGTAATGGAGTTAACTTCTAAAGAAGCTAAAGAAAAGAAAAATATGTATAGTACTGCAATTACAGAAGGCTTTCAAATTGTATCTTCTGAGAGAACAACTAATACAATTTTAGTTGATTTAGAAAAATTTGAATATATTTGGTTAGATACAAATATGGCAAGCTATATGTTAGGTGTTATGTATGGAAATGCTTTAAGTAATGAAGAAATACCTTATTTAAATGATTTGCTAAGATATTTCTCAAGAAAACAATATGTTACTATGTATGACTTATTAAAATTAAATGCTGATGCCAGAGGAGTTTTAACAAAAGATAAGAAAGAAGCAGATATTATATTTGAAAAAGTGGATAATAAAAACAATTTAGCACTTGCTGATATTTTAAGCAATTACCTTTAA